Proteins from a single region of Ziziphus jujuba cultivar Dongzao chromosome 1, ASM3175591v1:
- the LOC107424044 gene encoding protein SMALL AUXIN UP-REGULATED RNA 51, protein MAGAMVHKISQIVRLKQLMLRWKHVSVRRRPVYCSDSEPHAAAVANDPTSRRIPSGFLAVYVGSTERRRFLIPARFLNLPVFVALLKKAEEEFGFECSGGLVLPCEVGFFEEILRFLQKSETKFGKFGLDDFLKMTSDVGFDSCREISTNNMSHAFTPLLQKARV, encoded by the coding sequence ATGGCCGGCGCTATGGTTCATAAGATCAGCCAAATAGTACGCCTCAAGCAGCTAATGCTGCGCTGGAAACACGTCAGCGTTCGCCGCCGGCCCGTCTATTGCTCCGATTCTGAGCCGCATGCGGCGGCGGTGGCGAACGATCCGACCAGCCGCCGCATTCCATCGGGTTTTCTGGCTGTCTACGTGGGTTCGACGGAGCGCCGGCGGTTTCTGATCCCGGCAAGGTTTCTGAACCTGCCGGTGTTCGTGGCATTGTTGAAGAAGGCGGAGGAAGAGTTCGGATTCGAGTGCAGTGGGGGTCTTGTTCTTCCATGTGAAGTGGGGTTTTTTGAGGAGATCTTGAGGTTTCTTCAGAAAAGCGAGACCAAGTTTGGGAAATTTGGTTTGGATGATTTCTTGAAGATGACTTCTGATGTGGGTTTTGATTCCTGTAGAGAAATATCCACAAACAACATGTCTCACGCTTTCACTCCACTCTTGCAGAAGGCTAGGGTTTGA
- the LOC107424117 gene encoding uncharacterized protein LOC107424117, translated as MEEERVEEGLSLIKQLAACDNGSREKALRNVLGSWLPSQTSISDDLMKKLWKGLFYCVWHSDKLPAQVELIDRLSSLVPTLDLSLSLHYLSVFVLTMRREWSGLDVLRLDKFYLLIRKFLHNVFVLLRNNSWDLELCRRLMGVLEKWVFFADDKFQGNGVNYHIVSVFLEELRPFLPVRLEVFDNFTVPFLSVMQKLPDKVLLAKLKSSMFDVLLKNGQKLVEAKKLGKEIDSGDDVEVFGLIALNMGFSGKFFELGSSPECYQGNRKVLFGLHEEFLKLEKDLASSGIEVPFPNVPDIVEHDEDEVPNLVPIAVEEMEVVPSEPLEEDAGWSAGKRLRKCRNGVKASGESKKKAKNSKLKKNKSSDSDTEKGSTNKDNKNALVANCEKLNNEPISDGDLVPINESVISNLQLQFEKIAAEAGLESDVTSSCGLRKIAVPAVSKKRKRGKTMDKKQSGEGDPEVGMAAKSGEKSAKKVKFSMKNNLVWKPQTPLPPQDLRLPPSVTPRGSALKKGVPPGPIREIPTPPKKVRLRAVTVKKARKALKRRKTLKSRST; from the coding sequence atggaggAGGAGAGAGTAGAAGAGGGATTGTCGCTGATAAAGCAGCTGGCGGCTTGCGACAATGGAAGCCGAGAGAAAGCTCTTCGCAACGTACTTGGATCTTGGCTTCCCTCCCAAACCAGTATCTCAGACGATCTAATGAAGAAGCTCTGGAAGGGACTCTTCTACTGCGTCTGGCACTCCGACAAGCTTCCGGCTCAGGTCGAGCTCATCGACCGACTCTCTTCCTTGGTTCCCACTCTGGATCTTTCGCTCTCGCTCCATTATTTGTCCGTTTTCGTGCTCACCATGCGCCGAGAATGGTCCGGCCTTGACGTGCTCAGGTTGGACAAGTTCTACCTCTTGATTCGGAAATTCTTGCACAATGTCTTCGTTTTGTTGAGGAATAATTCGTGGGATTTGGAGCTTTGTCGTCGTTTAATGGGGGTTTTGGAGAAGTGGGTGTTCTTTGCAGATGATAAGTTTCAGGGGAATGGTGTTAATTACCATATTGTGTCTGTTTTCCTTGAGGAGCTTAGGCCTTTTCTGCCTGTTCGTTTGGAAgtgtttgataattttacaGTGCCTTTCCTTTCTGTTATGCAAAAATTGCCAGATAAGGTCTTGTTGGCTAAGCTCAAGTCTAGTATGTTTGATGTGCTACTGAAGAATGGGCAGAAACTTGTAGAGGCTAAGAAATTGGGGAAGGAAATCGATTCCGGTGATGATGTGGAGGTGTTCGGGTTGATAGCATTGAACATGGGATTTTCAGGGAAGTTCTTTGAATTGGGTTCGTCACCTGAGTGCTATCAAGGTAATAGGAAAGTGCTCTTTGGTTTGCATGAGGAGTTTTTGAAGTTAGAGAAAGATTTAGCATCTTCAGGGATTGAAGTTCCATTCCCTAATGTCCCTGATATTGTTGaacatgatgaagatgaagTGCCAAACTTGGTTCCCATTGCTGTTGAGGAGATGGAAGTGGTTCCTTCGGAACCTCTGGAGGAAGATGCCGGTTGGTCTGCAGGGAAGCGTCTAAGAAAGTGTAGGAATGGCGTTAAAGCTTCTGGTGAGAGTAAGAAAAAGGCAAAGAACAGCAAATTGAAGAAGAATAAGAGTTCTGATTCTGATACAGAAAAGGGTTCTACAAATAAGGACAATAAGAATGCGCTTGTTGCAAATTGTGAGAAATTGAATAACGAACCAATTAGTGATGGTGATTTAGTACCGATTAATGAATCTGTGATATCAAACCTCCAGCTGCAGTTTGAGAAGATTGCTGCTGAAGCTGGCTTGGAGAGTGATGTTACAAGTAGTTGTGGTTTGCGTAAAATTGCTGTTCCTGCTGTCTCGAAGAAGAGAAAAAGGGGAAAGACTATGGATAAGAAGCAATCTGGTGAAGGGGATCCTGAAGTTGGCATGGCTGCAAAGAGTGGGGAGAAGAGTGCAAAGAAGGTAaagttttcaatgaaaaataatttggtaTGGAAGCCTCAGACTCCTTTACCTCCACAAGACTTGAGATTACCTCCCTCTGTTACTCCAAGAGGAAGTGCACTTAAGAAAGGGGTACCTCCAGGTCCCATTAGGGAGATCCCTACTCCACctaagaaggtgagattgagggcTGTTACTGTTAAAAAGGCCAGGAAGGCCTTAAAGCGGCGTAAGACTTTGAAATCTCGTTCTACCTAG
- the LOC107424321 gene encoding choline monooxygenase, chloroplastic isoform X1 — protein MAMTMMLKPTSPVFFHQTKNPNRRRSFKAFSLHNSETSSLPPSTLVHQFDPRIPIEEALTAPSSWYADPSFYSFELDQIFYRGWQAIGCTEQIKRPRDFFTGRLGNVEFVVCRDDNEKLHAFHNVCRHHASILAHGSGKKSCFVCPYHGWTYGLDGALLKASRLAGIKNFVEHEFGLIPIKVATWGPFVLLNMEQDVDSDEDIVAEEWLGSSSELLSSNGVDSSLSYVCRREYTIECNWKVFCDNYLDGGYHVPYAHKGLASGLNLDSYSTTIFERVSIQKCEGGSTENDYDRLGSKALYAFVFPNFMINRYGPWMDTNLVLPLGPRKCQVVFDYFLEPSLKVSAKSVRDLTKTNTWKEFGSDSIYPIHTAYQNDDRAFIEKSLKDSERVQMEDIMLCEGVQRGLESSAYSVGRYAPAVENAMHHFHCLLYDSLTK, from the exons ATGGCGATGACGATGATGCTCAAACCCACATCGCCTGTTTTCTTCCATCAAACAAAAAATCCAAACAGAAGAAGAAGCTTCAAGGCCTTTTCCCTTCACAATTCTGAAACCAGCTCACTCCCACCTTCGACACTGGTCCATCAATTCGACCCAAGAATCCCCATAGAAGAAGCTCTCACTGCCCCAAGCTCCTGGTACGCCGACCCTTCATTTTACTCCTTCGAACTCGATCAAATCTTCTACAGAGGCTGGCAAGCCATAG GATGTACTGAACAGATTAAACGTCCTCGTGACTTTTTCACTGGCAG ACTGGGAAATGTAGAGTTTGTGGTGTGTCGAGATGATAATGAAAAACTTCATGCATTTCACAATGTCTGTCGTCATCATGCCTCAATTCTTGCACATGGAAGCGGCAAAAAATCTTGCTTCGTATGCCCTTACCAT GGATGGACATATGGGTTAGATGGAGCACTTCTTAAAGCATCTAGATTAGCAGGAATTAAGAATTTTGTTGAACAT GAGTTTGGCCTTATACCAATAAAAGTAGCTACTTGGGGGCCATTTGTTCTTCTCAACATGGAGCAGGATGTAGATAGTGATGAAGACATAGTGGCAGAAGAATGGCTTGGTAGTTCTTCAGAACTACTAAGTAGCAATGGTGTTGATTCTTCTTTAAGTTATGTTTGTAGACGTGAATATACCATTGAATGCAACTGGAAG GTGTTCTGTGATAACTACTTAGATGGGGGATATCATGTGCCATATGCACATAAGGGCCTTGCTTCTGGTCTTAACCTCGATTCTTACTCTACCACA ATATTTGAAAGGGTCAGCATCCAAAAGTGTGAAGGTGGCTCGACAGAAAATGATTATGATCGACTTGGATCCAAAGCTCTATATGCTTTTGTTTTTCCCAATTTCATGATTAATAG GTATGGTCCATGGATGGACACCAATCTTGTACTCCCTTTAGGACCCAGGAAATGCCAAGtggtatttgattattttcttgAACCTTCTCTTAAG GTTTCTGCTAAGTCAGTCAGGGATTTAACTAAAACCAATACATGGAAGGAATTTGGCAGCGATTCAATCTACCCAATCCACACTGCTTATCAAAAC gATGACAGAGCTTTCATAGAGAAGAGTTTGAAAGATAGTGAAAGAGTCCAG ATGGAAGATATCATGTTATGTGAAGGTGTTCAAAGGGGACTTGAATCGTCAGCATACAGTGTTGGTAGATATGCTCCTGCTGTTGAAAATGCCATGCACCATTTCCATTGCCTACTTTACGATAGCCTGACCAAATGA
- the LOC107424321 gene encoding choline monooxygenase, chloroplastic isoform X3, which produces MAMTMMLKPTSPVFFHQTKNPNRRRSFKAFSLHNSETSSLPPSTLVHQFDPRIPIEEALTAPSSWYADPSFYSFELDQIFYRGWQAIGCTEQIKRPRDFFTGRLGNVEFVVCRDDNEKLHAFHNVCRHHASILAHGSGKKSCFVCPYHGWTYGLDGALLKASRLAGIKNFVEHEFGLIPIKVATWGPFVLLNMEQDVDSDEDIVAEEWLGSSSELLSSNGVDSSLSYVCRREYTIECNWKVFCDNYLDGGYHVPYAHKGLASGLNLDSYSTTIFERVSIQKCEGGSTENDYDRLGSKALYAFVFPNFMINRYGPWMDTNLVLPLGPRKCQVVFDYFLEPSLKMEDIMLCEGVQRGLESSAYSVGRYAPAVENAMHHFHCLLYDSLTK; this is translated from the exons ATGGCGATGACGATGATGCTCAAACCCACATCGCCTGTTTTCTTCCATCAAACAAAAAATCCAAACAGAAGAAGAAGCTTCAAGGCCTTTTCCCTTCACAATTCTGAAACCAGCTCACTCCCACCTTCGACACTGGTCCATCAATTCGACCCAAGAATCCCCATAGAAGAAGCTCTCACTGCCCCAAGCTCCTGGTACGCCGACCCTTCATTTTACTCCTTCGAACTCGATCAAATCTTCTACAGAGGCTGGCAAGCCATAG GATGTACTGAACAGATTAAACGTCCTCGTGACTTTTTCACTGGCAG ACTGGGAAATGTAGAGTTTGTGGTGTGTCGAGATGATAATGAAAAACTTCATGCATTTCACAATGTCTGTCGTCATCATGCCTCAATTCTTGCACATGGAAGCGGCAAAAAATCTTGCTTCGTATGCCCTTACCAT GGATGGACATATGGGTTAGATGGAGCACTTCTTAAAGCATCTAGATTAGCAGGAATTAAGAATTTTGTTGAACAT GAGTTTGGCCTTATACCAATAAAAGTAGCTACTTGGGGGCCATTTGTTCTTCTCAACATGGAGCAGGATGTAGATAGTGATGAAGACATAGTGGCAGAAGAATGGCTTGGTAGTTCTTCAGAACTACTAAGTAGCAATGGTGTTGATTCTTCTTTAAGTTATGTTTGTAGACGTGAATATACCATTGAATGCAACTGGAAG GTGTTCTGTGATAACTACTTAGATGGGGGATATCATGTGCCATATGCACATAAGGGCCTTGCTTCTGGTCTTAACCTCGATTCTTACTCTACCACA ATATTTGAAAGGGTCAGCATCCAAAAGTGTGAAGGTGGCTCGACAGAAAATGATTATGATCGACTTGGATCCAAAGCTCTATATGCTTTTGTTTTTCCCAATTTCATGATTAATAG GTATGGTCCATGGATGGACACCAATCTTGTACTCCCTTTAGGACCCAGGAAATGCCAAGtggtatttgattattttcttgAACCTTCTCTTAAG ATGGAAGATATCATGTTATGTGAAGGTGTTCAAAGGGGACTTGAATCGTCAGCATACAGTGTTGGTAGATATGCTCCTGCTGTTGAAAATGCCATGCACCATTTCCATTGCCTACTTTACGATAGCCTGACCAAATGA
- the LOC107424321 gene encoding choline monooxygenase, chloroplastic isoform X2 has protein sequence MAMTMMLKPTSPVFFHQTKNPNRRRSFKAFSLHNSETSSLPPSTLVHQFDPRIPIEEALTAPSSWYADPSFYSFELDQIFYRGWQAIGCTEQIKRPRDFFTGRLGNVEFVVCRDDNEKLHAFHNVCRHHASILAHGSGKKSCFVCPYHGWTYGLDGALLKASRLAGIKNFVEHEFGLIPIKVATWGPFVLLNMEQDVDSDEDIVAEEWLGSSSELLSSNGVDSSLSYVCRREYTIECNWKVFCDNYLDGGYHVPYAHKGLASGLNLDSYSTTIFERVSIQKCEGGSTENDYDRLGSKALYAFVFPNFMINRYGPWMDTNLVLPLGPRKCQVVFDYFLEPSLKDDRAFIEKSLKDSERVQMEDIMLCEGVQRGLESSAYSVGRYAPAVENAMHHFHCLLYDSLTK, from the exons ATGGCGATGACGATGATGCTCAAACCCACATCGCCTGTTTTCTTCCATCAAACAAAAAATCCAAACAGAAGAAGAAGCTTCAAGGCCTTTTCCCTTCACAATTCTGAAACCAGCTCACTCCCACCTTCGACACTGGTCCATCAATTCGACCCAAGAATCCCCATAGAAGAAGCTCTCACTGCCCCAAGCTCCTGGTACGCCGACCCTTCATTTTACTCCTTCGAACTCGATCAAATCTTCTACAGAGGCTGGCAAGCCATAG GATGTACTGAACAGATTAAACGTCCTCGTGACTTTTTCACTGGCAG ACTGGGAAATGTAGAGTTTGTGGTGTGTCGAGATGATAATGAAAAACTTCATGCATTTCACAATGTCTGTCGTCATCATGCCTCAATTCTTGCACATGGAAGCGGCAAAAAATCTTGCTTCGTATGCCCTTACCAT GGATGGACATATGGGTTAGATGGAGCACTTCTTAAAGCATCTAGATTAGCAGGAATTAAGAATTTTGTTGAACAT GAGTTTGGCCTTATACCAATAAAAGTAGCTACTTGGGGGCCATTTGTTCTTCTCAACATGGAGCAGGATGTAGATAGTGATGAAGACATAGTGGCAGAAGAATGGCTTGGTAGTTCTTCAGAACTACTAAGTAGCAATGGTGTTGATTCTTCTTTAAGTTATGTTTGTAGACGTGAATATACCATTGAATGCAACTGGAAG GTGTTCTGTGATAACTACTTAGATGGGGGATATCATGTGCCATATGCACATAAGGGCCTTGCTTCTGGTCTTAACCTCGATTCTTACTCTACCACA ATATTTGAAAGGGTCAGCATCCAAAAGTGTGAAGGTGGCTCGACAGAAAATGATTATGATCGACTTGGATCCAAAGCTCTATATGCTTTTGTTTTTCCCAATTTCATGATTAATAG GTATGGTCCATGGATGGACACCAATCTTGTACTCCCTTTAGGACCCAGGAAATGCCAAGtggtatttgattattttcttgAACCTTCTCTTAAG gATGACAGAGCTTTCATAGAGAAGAGTTTGAAAGATAGTGAAAGAGTCCAG ATGGAAGATATCATGTTATGTGAAGGTGTTCAAAGGGGACTTGAATCGTCAGCATACAGTGTTGGTAGATATGCTCCTGCTGTTGAAAATGCCATGCACCATTTCCATTGCCTACTTTACGATAGCCTGACCAAATGA
- the LOC107424321 gene encoding choline monooxygenase, chloroplastic isoform X4: protein MAMTMMLKPTSPVFFHQTKNPNRRRSFKAFSLHNSETSSLPPSTLVHQFDPRIPIEEALTAPSSWYADPSFYSFELDQIFYRGWQAIGCTEQIKRPRDFFTGRLGNVEFVVCRDDNEKLHAFHNVCRHHASILAHGSGKKSCFVCPYHGWTYGLDGALLKASRLAGIKNFVEHEFGLIPIKVATWGPFVLLNMEQDVDSDEDIVAEEWLGSSSELLSSNGVDSSLSYVCRREYTIECNWKVFCDNYLDGGYHVPYAHKGLASGLNLDSYSTTIFERVSIQKCEGGSTENDYDRLGSKALYAFVFPNFMINRYGPWMDTNLVLPLGPRKCQVVFDYFLEPSLKFTGI from the exons ATGGCGATGACGATGATGCTCAAACCCACATCGCCTGTTTTCTTCCATCAAACAAAAAATCCAAACAGAAGAAGAAGCTTCAAGGCCTTTTCCCTTCACAATTCTGAAACCAGCTCACTCCCACCTTCGACACTGGTCCATCAATTCGACCCAAGAATCCCCATAGAAGAAGCTCTCACTGCCCCAAGCTCCTGGTACGCCGACCCTTCATTTTACTCCTTCGAACTCGATCAAATCTTCTACAGAGGCTGGCAAGCCATAG GATGTACTGAACAGATTAAACGTCCTCGTGACTTTTTCACTGGCAG ACTGGGAAATGTAGAGTTTGTGGTGTGTCGAGATGATAATGAAAAACTTCATGCATTTCACAATGTCTGTCGTCATCATGCCTCAATTCTTGCACATGGAAGCGGCAAAAAATCTTGCTTCGTATGCCCTTACCAT GGATGGACATATGGGTTAGATGGAGCACTTCTTAAAGCATCTAGATTAGCAGGAATTAAGAATTTTGTTGAACAT GAGTTTGGCCTTATACCAATAAAAGTAGCTACTTGGGGGCCATTTGTTCTTCTCAACATGGAGCAGGATGTAGATAGTGATGAAGACATAGTGGCAGAAGAATGGCTTGGTAGTTCTTCAGAACTACTAAGTAGCAATGGTGTTGATTCTTCTTTAAGTTATGTTTGTAGACGTGAATATACCATTGAATGCAACTGGAAG GTGTTCTGTGATAACTACTTAGATGGGGGATATCATGTGCCATATGCACATAAGGGCCTTGCTTCTGGTCTTAACCTCGATTCTTACTCTACCACA ATATTTGAAAGGGTCAGCATCCAAAAGTGTGAAGGTGGCTCGACAGAAAATGATTATGATCGACTTGGATCCAAAGCTCTATATGCTTTTGTTTTTCCCAATTTCATGATTAATAG GTATGGTCCATGGATGGACACCAATCTTGTACTCCCTTTAGGACCCAGGAAATGCCAAGtggtatttgattattttcttgAACCTTCTCTTAAG TTTACGGGTATCTAG
- the LOC107425380 gene encoding protein LIM1 — MKLVSSIHMAVPAVLVLMLAMTSMAQQGQSHGCMSTFFSALVQLIPCRAAVAPFSPIPPTESCCNALKALGQPCLCVLVNGPPISGVDRNMAMQLPDKCTANFEPCEIMK; from the exons ATGAAGCTTGTGAGCAGCATTCATATGGCTGTGCCCGCAGTATTGGTGTTAATGTTGGCAATGACAAGTATGGCACAGCAAGGTCAGAGCCATGGCTGTATGAGTACCTTCTTCTCTGCGCTTGTTCAGCTAATACCGTGCAGAGCCGCAGTGGCTCCTTTTAGCCCCATCCCACCAACTGAGAGCTGCTGCAATGCCCTCAAAGCCCTTGGCCAGCCTTGCTTGTGTGTCCTTGTCAATGGCCCTCCCATATCCGGTGTTGATCGCAACATGGCTATGCAGCTCCCTGACAAGTGCACCGCCAACTTCGAACCAT GTGAAATCATGAAGTAG
- the LOC107421902 gene encoding uncharacterized protein LOC107421902: MDLPVIDLTDYLAATAAEEFDSQLRDGRLSKLCGEVSRTLRETGALLVKDPRCSVEDNDRFLDMMEKYFECPSGFKLLQERPHLHYQVGVTPEGVEVPRSLVDEEMQEKVNAMPEQFRPALPKGPDCKWRYMWRVGPRPSNTRFKELNSEPVIPEGFPEWKETMDSWGYKMISAIEAVAEMAAIGFGLPKDAFTSLMKQGPHLLAPTGSDLQRYGKEGTVFAGYHYDLNFLTIHGRSRFPGLNIWLRNGQKAEVKVPVGCLLIQTGKQIEWLTAGDCIAGMHEVVVTNRTIDAIQLAAEQNRSLWRVSSTLFAHIASDAVLKPLGHFAESPLASKYPPICAGEFVEQELAVINLKGNKGEP; encoded by the exons ATGGACCTGCCGGTGATCGATCTGACCGATTACTTGGCGGCAACGGCGGCGGAGGAATTTGACAGCCAGCTCCGAGACGGCCGACTCAGTAAGCTTTGCGGCGAGGTGAGTCGAACACTGAGGGAGACCGGAGCTCTGCTGGTGAAAGACCCCAGGTGCTCCGTCGAAGACAACGATCGTTTTCTTGATATGATGGAGAAGTACTTTGAGTGCCCCTCCGGCTTCAAGCTCCTCCAGGAGAGGCCCCACTTGCATTACCAG GTTGGGGTGACACCAGAAGGTGTGGAAGTTCCAAGAAGCCTGGTTGATGAAGAAATGCAAGAGAAGGTAAACGCAATGCCTGAACAGTTCCGGCCAGCCCTACCCAAGGGTCCAGATTGCAAGTGGCGGTACATGTGGAGAGTGGGTCCACGACCGTCAAACACCCGCTTTAAG GAACTAAATTCAGAGCCTGTGATACCAGAGGGTTTTCCCGAATGGAAAGAAACGATGGACTCCTGGGGGTACAAAATGATATCAGCTATAGAG GCTGTTGCTGAAATGGCAGCCATTGGCTTTGGTTTGCCAAAGGATGCATTCACTTCGCTAATGAAGCAG GGACCACATCTTTTAGCTCCAACAGGAAGTGACCTTCAGCGTTATGGCAAGGAGGGAACAGTATTTGCAGGATATCACTATGACCTGAACTTTCTAACGATTCATGGAAGAAGCAGATTCCCTGGTTTGAATATTTGGCTAAGAAATGGGCAAAAGGCTGAGGTGAAGGTTCCTGTTGGGTGTCTTCTCATTCAGACAGGAAAGCAG ATAGAATGGTTGACTGCAGGTGATTGTATAGCTGGAATGCATGAAGTTGTTGTGACAAACAGGACGATTGATGCTATCCAGCTAGCGGCAGAACAAAACCGCAGCCTGTGGAGAGTATCTTCAACT TTGTTTGCGCACATTGCATCCGATGCTGTGTTAAAGCCCTTAGGCCACTTTGCAGAATCCCCACTCGCCAGCAAATATCCTCCCATCTGTGCAGGAGAATTTGTCGAACAAGAGCTTGCAGTGATAAATCTGAAAGGAAACAAAGGAGAACCTTGA
- the LOC107425469 gene encoding histone H3.2, producing the protein MARTKQTARKSTGGKAPRKQLATKAARKSAPATGGVKKPHRFRPGTVALREIRKYQKSTELLIRKLPFQRLVREIAQDFKTDLRFQSSAVAALQEAAEAYLVGLFEDTNLCAIHAKRVTIMPKDIQLARRIRGERA; encoded by the coding sequence ATGGCCCGAACCAAGCAAACAGCAAGGAAGTCCACCGGCGGCAAAGCTCCGAGGAAGCAGCTGGCCACAAAAGCTGCCAGGAAATCTGCCCCGGCAACCGGAGGAGTGAAGAAGCCTCACAGGTTCCGACCCGGAACCGTCGCTCTGCGTGAGATCAGAAAGTACCAGAAGAGCACAGAGCTTCTGATCCGAAAGCTGCCGTTCCAGAGGCTTGTACGTGAGATCGCGCAGGATTTCAAGACCGATCTGAGGTTCCAGAGCAGTGCTGTTGCGGCTCTTCAGGAGGCTGCGGAGGCTTACCTGGTAGGTCTCTTCGAGGATACCAATCTCTGTGCGATCCACGCGAAGAGGGTTACCATTATGCCCAAAGATATTCAGCTTGCTAGGAGGATCAGAGGCGAGAGAGCTTAG